Proteins from a single region of Erythrobacter sp.:
- a CDS encoding gamma carbonic anhydrase family protein — translation MTTRPGVNIIPIHGKTPRIHESAFIAPGCTIIGDVEIGAGSSIWYNCVLRADVFSIRIGERTNVQDGSVLHCDPPRPGDPDGCPLVIGDDVLIGHMAMVHGCTIHDRGFVGLGAIVMNKAVIGSDAMLGAGAMLTERKVMGERELWAGRPAVKMRDLPEPAIAGMRIGVAHYAENARHHAEAVAAALGQ, via the coding sequence ATGACCACGCGCCCCGGTGTCAACATCATCCCGATCCACGGCAAGACGCCAAGGATCCACGAAAGCGCCTTCATCGCACCCGGCTGCACCATCATCGGTGATGTCGAGATCGGGGCGGGTTCGTCGATCTGGTACAATTGCGTGCTGCGTGCCGACGTCTTCTCGATCCGCATCGGGGAGCGCACCAATGTCCAGGACGGGAGCGTGCTCCACTGCGATCCGCCGCGTCCGGGCGATCCCGATGGCTGTCCGCTGGTGATTGGCGACGATGTGCTGATCGGCCACATGGCGATGGTGCACGGCTGCACGATCCATGATCGCGGTTTCGTGGGTCTCGGCGCCATCGTGATGAACAAGGCGGTGATCGGCTCGGACGCGATGCTCGGCGCGGGCGCGATGCTGACCGAGCGCAAGGTGATGGGTGAGCGCGAGCTGTGGGCGGGGCGTCCGGCGGTGAAGATGCGCGATCTGCCCGAACCTGCGATTGCCGGCATGCGCATCGGCGTGGCGCATTATGCCGAGAACGCCAGGCACCATGCCGAGGCTGTGGCGGCGGCGCTCGGGCAATAA
- a CDS encoding helicase-related protein — translation MCGHSSGMMGFPLRLLAREVYDRVRAIKGDNQVALITGEERIEPPQARYFLCTAEAMPRTRGEHAFVALDEAQLGADPERGHIFTDRLLHARGREETMILGSATLEPMVKALIPKAEITSRPRFSTLSHAGVCKLSRLPKRSAVVAFSIEQVYAMAEALRRFRGGAAVVMGALSPETRNKQVAMFQAGEVDYIVATDAIGMGLNLDLDHVAFASLSKFDGRRKRRLTPSEMAQIAGRAGRHQRDGTFGTLAGTGKGDGEPLALTDEEVYAIEEHRFAPLTHLFWRDADPQFDSLPALIADLEARPDKPVLKAAPEAIDLAVLRRLAGEPLAASVRGAGAVRRFWEACSLPDFRSLGIEQHARFVARLWDDLSGGYLGADFVAARIAELDRMQGDIDTLQGRIAAIRSWAYICQRPDWVLARDEMAARARAVEAKLSDALHARLTERFVNRRTTLLMKSLGQDAGALPVTLEPDGHLTVEGESIGRLEGFRFHVDPNAGVADRRMLLAAGEKALPALLAERAEWLLTQGLGELAISGGAIRWQDRALAEITFPGQPGAGHFGTPRLVLTRDVALLPDAAKAKLEAGLAAWLDKELEPLAPLRKLADAARDPEAGSQARALVITLIEARGVISREDAGLENLPKEMRPYLRKLGVTFGALDIFDAPLLKPAPRRLLHALGLDKRAVQESMLPVLAEGSWAKGRLPAGYRYAGSQAIRVDLAEKILRAAFDARAVVTTAHPKERNLPFRLDLSLAVSIGLEPENARRLLGSAGFRCERARALPEGAHGAPAPDRWYWRPRRPGETQDRRGERRHGERSKSRPEGERKPRPEGKQPDKRQDRRPQQGKPGVSQRRDQRPAPKVDTGPARAGGAFDKLADLLKG, via the coding sequence ATGTGCGGCCACTCCTCCGGGATGATGGGCTTTCCGCTGCGGCTGCTGGCACGCGAGGTCTATGACCGGGTGCGCGCAATCAAGGGCGACAATCAGGTCGCGCTGATCACTGGCGAGGAGCGGATCGAGCCGCCGCAGGCGCGCTATTTCCTCTGCACCGCCGAAGCCATGCCGAGGACGCGCGGCGAACACGCCTTCGTCGCGCTCGACGAGGCGCAATTGGGCGCGGACCCGGAACGCGGGCACATCTTCACCGATCGTCTGCTCCACGCACGCGGGCGCGAGGAGACGATGATCCTCGGCAGTGCCACATTGGAACCGATGGTGAAGGCGCTGATCCCCAAGGCGGAGATCACCAGCCGCCCGCGCTTTTCAACCCTGAGCCATGCGGGCGTGTGCAAACTCTCGCGCCTGCCCAAACGCAGCGCGGTGGTCGCCTTCTCGATTGAGCAGGTCTACGCCATGGCCGAAGCCTTGCGGCGTTTCCGCGGCGGGGCAGCGGTGGTGATGGGCGCGCTTTCGCCCGAGACGCGCAACAAACAGGTCGCGATGTTCCAGGCGGGCGAGGTCGATTACATCGTCGCCACCGACGCCATCGGCATGGGGCTGAACCTCGATCTCGATCATGTCGCCTTCGCCTCGCTCAGCAAGTTCGACGGGCGGCGCAAGCGTCGCCTCACGCCTTCGGAAATGGCGCAGATCGCGGGACGCGCCGGGCGGCACCAGCGCGACGGCACCTTCGGAACGCTGGCTGGGACGGGCAAGGGTGACGGAGAGCCGCTCGCCTTGACCGACGAGGAAGTCTACGCGATCGAGGAACACCGCTTCGCGCCGCTCACCCACCTGTTCTGGCGCGATGCAGATCCCCAGTTCGACAGCCTGCCCGCGCTGATCGCCGATCTCGAGGCGCGGCCCGACAAGCCGGTGCTGAAAGCCGCGCCCGAAGCGATCGACCTCGCCGTGCTGCGCCGTCTGGCGGGCGAACCGCTGGCGGCTTCGGTGCGCGGGGCAGGCGCGGTGCGGCGGTTCTGGGAGGCCTGCTCGCTCCCCGATTTCCGCAGCCTCGGCATCGAACAGCACGCGCGCTTCGTTGCGCGCTTGTGGGATGACCTCTCAGGCGGCTATCTCGGCGCCGATTTCGTCGCCGCGCGCATCGCCGAGCTTGACCGGATGCAGGGCGACATCGACACGCTGCAAGGGCGGATCGCCGCGATTCGCAGCTGGGCTTACATCTGCCAGCGGCCCGATTGGGTGCTGGCACGCGACGAAATGGCCGCACGCGCACGCGCGGTCGAGGCGAAGCTTTCGGATGCGCTGCACGCGCGGCTGACCGAGCGCTTCGTCAACCGGAGGACGACACTCTTGATGAAATCGCTGGGGCAGGACGCGGGCGCTCTGCCCGTCACGCTCGAACCCGATGGCCACCTCACCGTGGAGGGCGAGAGCATCGGACGGCTCGAAGGCTTCCGTTTCCATGTCGACCCGAACGCGGGCGTGGCCGACCGGCGGATGCTGCTCGCCGCGGGCGAGAAGGCGCTGCCTGCGCTGCTGGCGGAACGTGCCGAGTGGCTGCTGACGCAGGGCCTTGGCGAGCTGGCCATTTCCGGCGGTGCGATCCGTTGGCAGGACCGCGCGCTCGCCGAGATCACCTTCCCCGGCCAGCCGGGCGCAGGCCATTTCGGCACGCCGCGCCTCGTGTTGACGCGCGATGTCGCGCTGCTTCCCGATGCCGCCAAGGCCAAGCTCGAAGCAGGCCTTGCCGCGTGGCTCGACAAGGAGCTCGAACCGCTCGCCCCCTTGCGCAAACTGGCTGATGCCGCGCGCGATCCCGAGGCCGGCTCGCAAGCGCGGGCGCTGGTGATCACGCTCATCGAAGCGCGCGGGGTGATCAGCCGCGAGGATGCAGGGCTTGAGAACCTGCCCAAGGAAATGCGCCCCTATCTGCGCAAGCTTGGCGTCACCTTCGGCGCGCTCGACATTTTCGATGCACCGCTGCTGAAGCCCGCCCCGCGCCGCCTGCTCCATGCGCTGGGGCTGGACAAGCGCGCGGTGCAGGAATCGATGCTGCCGGTGCTGGCCGAAGGGAGCTGGGCCAAGGGCCGCCTTCCCGCCGGATACCGCTATGCCGGAAGCCAGGCGATCCGCGTCGATCTGGCCGAGAAGATACTGCGCGCCGCCTTCGATGCCCGCGCCGTGGTGACCACCGCCCACCCCAAGGAGCGCAACCTGCCGTTCCGGCTCGACCTGTCGCTCGCCGTGTCGATCGGACTGGAGCCGGAGAATGCCCGCCGCCTGCTCGGCAGCGCGGGCTTCCGCTGTGAACGCGCGCGCGCGCTGCCCGAAGGGGCCCACGGCGCGCCCGCGCCTGATCGCTGGTACTGGCGTCCGCGCCGTCCGGGCGAGACTCAGGACCGGCGCGGCGAGCGTCGGCATGGCGAGCGCTCGAAGTCGCGGCCCGAGGGTGAGCGCAAGCCTCGGCCCGAGGGCAAGCAGCCCGACAAGCGCCAGGACCGCCGTCCGCAGCAGGGCAAGCCCGGCGTGAGCCAGCGCCGCGATCAGCGCCCTGCGCCCAAGGTGGATACCGGCCCGGCCCGCGCCGGCGGAGCCTTCGACAAGCTCGCGGACCTGCTCAAGGGATGA
- the fdxA gene encoding ferredoxin FdxA, with translation MTYVVTEDCIKCKYTDCVEVCPVDCFYEGENMLVINPSECIDCGVCEPECPAEAILPDTEDGLEKWLELNTKYSAVWPNITSQKSPPEDADAHKGEKDKFEKFFSEAPGEGD, from the coding sequence ATGACTTACGTCGTCACCGAAGACTGCATCAAGTGCAAGTACACCGACTGTGTGGAAGTGTGCCCGGTCGATTGCTTCTACGAAGGCGAGAACATGCTGGTGATCAACCCCAGCGAATGCATCGATTGCGGCGTGTGCGAGCCGGAATGCCCGGCCGAGGCGATTCTGCCCGATACCGAGGACGGGCTGGAGAAGTGGCTCGAACTCAACACCAAGTATTCGGCGGTGTGGCCCAACATCACCAGCCAGAAGTCCCCGCCCGAAGATGCCGATGCGCACAAGGGCGAGAAGGACAAATTCGAGAAGTTTTTCAGCGAAGCGCCGGGCGAAGGCGACTGA
- the hemB gene encoding porphobilinogen synthase, whose protein sequence is MTGSYPNTRLRRTRAHGWSRALHRETVLTPGDLIWPLFVTSGKGVEEPIATLPGVSRWSVDGIVARAKEAVDLGIPVVALFPNTPRELRSDDGAEAHNPDNLMCQAIRAIKDACGDAIGVLTDVALDPYTSHGQDGLVNDAGYVINDETVAVLVDQAVNQANAGADIIAPSDMMDGRIHAIRMALEMNGHPNVQIMSYAAKYASAFYGPFRDAVGSGGLLKGDKKAYQMDPANADEAMREVALDIAEGADSVMVKPGLAYLDIIYRVKQRFDVPVFAYQVSGEYAMIEAAQAAGIGDRDALVLEKLIAFKRAGCSGVLTYHAAHVARLLNG, encoded by the coding sequence ATGACTGGAAGCTATCCCAACACCCGCCTGCGTCGCACCCGTGCCCATGGGTGGAGCCGCGCGCTGCACCGCGAAACCGTGCTGACCCCCGGCGATCTGATCTGGCCGCTGTTCGTGACGTCCGGAAAGGGCGTCGAGGAGCCGATCGCGACCCTGCCGGGCGTATCCCGCTGGTCGGTCGACGGGATTGTCGCGCGCGCCAAAGAGGCGGTCGATCTCGGCATCCCCGTGGTCGCGCTGTTCCCCAACACCCCGCGCGAACTGCGCTCCGATGACGGGGCCGAGGCGCATAATCCCGACAACCTGATGTGCCAGGCGATCCGCGCGATCAAGGACGCCTGCGGCGATGCCATCGGCGTGCTGACCGACGTCGCGCTCGATCCCTATACCAGCCACGGGCAGGACGGGCTGGTCAATGATGCAGGCTATGTCATCAATGACGAGACGGTTGCCGTGCTGGTCGATCAGGCGGTCAATCAGGCCAATGCGGGTGCGGATATCATCGCCCCGTCGGACATGATGGACGGCCGCATCCACGCGATCCGCATGGCGCTGGAGATGAACGGGCATCCCAATGTCCAGATCATGAGCTACGCCGCCAAATATGCCAGCGCCTTCTATGGCCCGTTCCGCGATGCGGTGGGCAGCGGCGGGCTGCTGAAGGGCGACAAGAAGGCCTACCAGATGGACCCCGCCAATGCCGACGAGGCGATGCGCGAAGTTGCGCTCGATATCGCGGAGGGCGCGGATTCGGTGATGGTGAAGCCGGGCCTTGCCTATCTCGACATCATCTACCGCGTGAAGCAGCGCTTCGACGTGCCGGTCTTCGCCTATCAGGTCTCCGGCGAATACGCGATGATCGAAGCCGCGCAGGCCGCCGGGATCGGAGACCGCGATGCGCTGGTGCTGGAAAAGCTCATCGCCTTCAAGCGCGCGGGATGCAGCGGGGTGCTCACCTATCACGCAGCGCACGTCGCCCGCCTGCTGAATGGGTGA
- a CDS encoding GNAT family N-acetyltransferase, giving the protein MGDAVLVTERLELRQIAPGDIDLQLRHLNTPAVMRHLGGVKTREAIAEKHARTQALWESDGFGFMMMWERETGEFVGHCGMKRVDHPLAPNPGDAEIGWLVREDRWRRGYAHEAMRAVVDRGFSAHAAPRIVALTCEANVGSWRLMEKLGMLRRADLDFTDPADPEPFIQYAITREQWENQP; this is encoded by the coding sequence ATGGGTGACGCGGTTCTCGTAACCGAGCGGCTTGAACTGCGGCAGATCGCACCCGGCGATATCGACCTGCAGCTGCGCCATCTCAACACGCCCGCGGTGATGCGGCACCTCGGCGGGGTGAAGACCCGCGAGGCGATCGCCGAAAAGCACGCCCGCACGCAGGCGCTGTGGGAATCCGACGGGTTCGGCTTCATGATGATGTGGGAGCGCGAGACCGGCGAGTTCGTCGGCCATTGCGGGATGAAGCGGGTCGACCATCCGCTCGCGCCCAATCCCGGCGATGCCGAGATCGGCTGGCTGGTGCGCGAGGACCGCTGGCGGCGGGGCTATGCCCATGAAGCGATGCGCGCGGTGGTGGACAGGGGCTTTTCCGCCCACGCCGCGCCGCGAATTGTCGCCCTGACCTGCGAGGCCAACGTTGGTAGCTGGCGGCTGATGGAGAAGCTTGGCATGCTGCGACGCGCGGACCTCGACTTTACCGATCCGGCCGATCCGGAACCGTTCATCCAATACGCCATCACCCGAGAGCAATGGGAGAACCAGCCATGA
- a CDS encoding S4 domain-containing protein has protein sequence MSAAASIRIDRLLVYLRFARTRSAAAAMIDAHAVRRNRAHVLRGAEPVRVGDVLTLAIGGGVRVITITSLPDRRESPALACSHYREVDADGLDPKGQMTIAASPLAVGVPAADSEVDHLKEPQ, from the coding sequence ATGAGCGCAGCAGCGTCGATCAGGATCGACCGGCTGCTCGTCTACCTGCGCTTCGCCCGCACGCGCTCCGCCGCTGCCGCGATGATCGACGCCCACGCGGTGCGCCGCAACCGCGCCCACGTGCTGCGCGGTGCCGAACCCGTACGCGTCGGCGATGTGCTGACACTGGCGATCGGCGGCGGGGTGCGGGTCATCACCATCACCTCCCTGCCCGACCGGCGCGAATCTCCGGCGCTGGCCTGTTCCCATTATCGCGAGGTTGACGCTGACGGGCTTGACCCTAAAGGGCAAATGACCATAGCAGCATCGCCTCTTGCGGTTGGTGTGCCAGCCGCTGATTCCGAAGTTGATCATCTGAAAGAGCCGCAATGA
- a CDS encoding peptidoglycan DD-metalloendopeptidase family protein: MPGAGLLDHARNLEDLPEGEDGSGEGAGPRGAVPPMLPAPLPAGPVIDPETARELLPYLRNSRKLAPPSAAQKAKTRLRAQLGGLGEGYEAWREAASAWFDKLDLAPDLAENVGSRRWFRGLGTMVGLGALALAFWPDLTPLEARPSMPQDEEVHSELRSQMILPLALGADSGRRMGPTAQVVPLKSAPERPQIQLVVTLAPGDSFASMLRRAGVSSGDVDRAAALVGGAVPLGEITPGTQMDVLLGRRPAPGEPRPLDSLAFRARFDLELELTRPGVGETLPDGTPVMPNGPLALKRNVIRVDATPLRVRGSIGSSLYRSMRQAGVPASAVQEYLKTLDAQMDMDRELRPSDEFDVIVEYRRAATGERQAGKLLYAGVDRGGKPRTQLMRWGSDGRFYEASGVGEQRRGLLAPVPGPITSGFGMRRHPILGYTRMHAGIDFKARWGTPIVAASDGRVTSAGRSGGCGIAVRLEHGGGLSTRYCHMSAMAVRAGMQVRRGQVIGYVGSSGLSTGPHLHYEMYRGGRVINPSSVAFVTRAELSGTELIDFRRQLMLLKEIEAGKALEELAPQAGEAQEPDREIEKVDVARKGKL, encoded by the coding sequence GTGCCCGGGGCAGGACTGTTGGATCACGCGCGCAATCTCGAGGATCTGCCCGAGGGCGAGGACGGCTCCGGCGAGGGTGCTGGCCCGCGCGGCGCCGTGCCCCCGATGCTGCCTGCCCCCCTGCCGGCTGGCCCCGTGATCGATCCCGAAACCGCGCGCGAATTGCTGCCCTATCTGCGCAATTCCCGCAAGCTCGCCCCGCCGAGCGCGGCCCAGAAGGCCAAGACCCGCCTGCGCGCGCAGCTGGGCGGACTGGGCGAGGGCTACGAGGCGTGGCGCGAGGCGGCCTCGGCGTGGTTCGACAAGCTCGATCTCGCGCCTGATCTGGCCGAGAATGTCGGCAGCCGCCGCTGGTTTCGCGGGCTCGGCACGATGGTCGGCCTCGGTGCGCTCGCGCTCGCTTTCTGGCCCGATCTCACCCCGCTCGAAGCGCGCCCCTCCATGCCGCAGGACGAGGAGGTGCACAGCGAGCTGCGCAGCCAGATGATCCTGCCGCTGGCGCTGGGCGCGGATTCGGGTCGCCGCATGGGGCCGACCGCGCAGGTCGTGCCGCTGAAGAGCGCGCCGGAGCGGCCGCAGATCCAGCTGGTCGTGACGCTCGCGCCGGGCGACAGCTTTGCCTCGATGCTGCGCCGTGCGGGCGTTTCCTCGGGCGATGTGGACCGCGCCGCCGCTCTGGTGGGCGGAGCCGTGCCGCTGGGCGAGATTACCCCCGGCACGCAAATGGATGTGCTGCTCGGCCGCCGCCCTGCCCCCGGCGAGCCGCGCCCGCTCGATAGCCTCGCCTTCCGGGCGCGCTTCGATCTCGAGCTGGAGCTGACCCGTCCGGGCGTGGGCGAGACCCTGCCGGATGGCACGCCGGTGATGCCCAATGGCCCGCTGGCGCTGAAGCGCAATGTCATCCGCGTCGATGCCACCCCGCTGCGGGTGCGCGGCTCGATCGGCAGCAGCCTTTACCGCTCGATGCGCCAGGCAGGCGTTCCGGCGAGCGCGGTGCAGGAATATCTCAAGACGCTCGACGCGCAGATGGACATGGACCGCGAGCTGCGCCCGAGCGACGAATTCGACGTGATCGTCGAGTATCGCCGTGCCGCGACCGGCGAACGGCAGGCGGGCAAGCTGCTCTATGCCGGGGTCGATCGCGGCGGCAAGCCGCGCACCCAGCTGATGCGCTGGGGCAGCGACGGGCGCTTCTACGAGGCCTCGGGCGTTGGCGAACAGCGCCGCGGACTGCTGGCGCCGGTGCCGGGGCCGATCACTTCGGGCTTCGGGATGCGCCGTCACCCGATCCTCGGCTACACCCGGATGCACGCCGGGATCGATTTCAAGGCGCGCTGGGGCACGCCGATCGTCGCGGCTTCGGACGGGCGGGTGACCTCGGCCGGTCGTTCGGGCGGCTGCGGCATCGCGGTGCGGCTGGAGCATGGCGGCGGGCTGTCGACGCGCTATTGCCACATGAGCGCGATGGCAGTGCGTGCCGGGATGCAGGTGCGCCGCGGCCAGGTGATCGGCTATGTCGGCTCCTCCGGCCTCTCGACCGGCCCGCACCTCCATTACGAGATGTATCGCGGCGGGCGCGTGATCAATCCCTCCAGCGTCGCCTTCGTCACCCGCGCCGAGCTGTCCGGCACCGAACTGATCGATTTCCGCCGCCAGCTGATGCTGCTGAAGGAGATCGAGGCGGGCAAGGCGCTCGAGGAGCTCGCCCCGCAGGCGGGCGAGGCGCAGGAACCCGATCGCGAGATCGAAAAGGTCGACGTGGCCCGCAAGGGCAAGCTCTAG
- a CDS encoding CarD family transcriptional regulator: MASTANAFTVGDYVVYPKHGVGRVIELQSEEIAGMQLELYVLRFEKERMTLRVPVNKVESIGMRKLSSDKTLKQAMETLKGKPKVKRTMWSRRAQEYEAKINSGDLVSIAEVTRDLFRPEDQPEQSYSERQIFEAASSRLARELAAMEETDEPTALGKILDVLREHAPQYYDTAEEA, from the coding sequence ATGGCAAGCACCGCAAACGCATTCACCGTCGGCGATTATGTTGTTTACCCGAAGCACGGCGTGGGCCGCGTGATCGAGCTCCAGAGCGAGGAAATCGCCGGGATGCAGCTCGAACTCTATGTGCTGCGCTTTGAAAAGGAGCGCATGACGCTCCGCGTGCCGGTCAACAAGGTCGAATCGATCGGGATGCGCAAGCTGTCGTCGGACAAGACGCTCAAGCAGGCGATGGAAACCCTCAAGGGCAAGCCCAAGGTGAAGCGCACCATGTGGTCGCGCCGCGCGCAGGAATACGAAGCGAAGATCAACTCGGGCGACCTCGTGTCGATCGCCGAAGTGACCCGCGATCTGTTCCGTCCGGAAGACCAGCCCGAGCAGTCCTATTCGGAACGCCAGATCTTCGAAGCGGCCTCCAGCCGTCTCGCCCGCGAACTCGCGGCCATGGAAGAGACCGACGAGCCGACCGCACTCGGCAAGATCCTCGACGTGTTGCGTGAACACGCGCCGCAATATTACGATACCGCCGAAGAAGCGTAA
- a CDS encoding GIN domain-containing protein, with protein sequence MSALLPKKIIALFAAASAIALAGCDGADVEINGQKGVPLSEIEIAGAPPEKVFLASGDNVIVTEGETFAIKVEGSDTASLRFVRDAELIGITREDGWNGDNKATIRITMPAPKEVIIGGSGTVTTPSLASEAQINIGGSGTVEFAKFSGTTLAINIGGSGTVKGAGTTEELDILIGGSGDIIMPGLKADQADITIGGRGDVTFASDGTVEANIGGAGDVKVSGTAKCTVNAMGSGTLTCTPTGSGASAAIPAAPAAPAAPAKPAE encoded by the coding sequence ATGTCCGCACTGTTGCCCAAGAAAATCATCGCCCTGTTCGCCGCCGCATCCGCCATCGCGCTGGCGGGGTGTGACGGCGCGGATGTCGAAATCAACGGCCAGAAGGGCGTGCCCCTCTCGGAAATCGAAATCGCCGGTGCTCCGCCGGAAAAGGTGTTCCTGGCTTCGGGCGACAATGTCATCGTCACCGAGGGCGAGACCTTCGCGATCAAGGTCGAGGGCAGCGACACCGCGTCCTTGCGCTTCGTGCGCGATGCGGAGCTGATCGGCATCACCCGCGAGGACGGGTGGAACGGTGACAACAAGGCCACCATCCGCATCACCATGCCCGCGCCCAAGGAAGTGATCATCGGCGGCAGCGGCACGGTCACCACCCCGTCGCTCGCCAGCGAGGCGCAGATCAATATCGGCGGCAGCGGCACGGTGGAATTCGCCAAGTTCTCCGGCACCACCCTGGCGATCAACATCGGCGGCAGCGGCACAGTGAAGGGGGCCGGCACCACTGAGGAGCTCGACATCCTGATCGGCGGTAGCGGCGACATCATCATGCCGGGCCTCAAGGCGGATCAGGCCGATATCACCATCGGCGGGCGCGGCGATGTGACCTTCGCGTCGGACGGCACGGTCGAGGCCAATATCGGCGGGGCAGGCGATGTGAAGGTCTCGGGGACTGCCAAGTGCACCGTCAACGCGATGGGCTCGGGCACGCTCACCTGCACGCCGACCGGCAGCGGGGCGAGCGCGGCGATCCCTGCGGCGCCTGCGGCACCGGCGGCTCCGGCAAAACCCGCCGAATAG
- a CDS encoding L-threonylcarbamoyladenylate synthase, with protein sequence MSGKNVTEVRLADADGIAKAAQILESGGLVAVPTETVYGLAARADCPEAVARIYAAKGRPDFNPLIVHVAGAEQAQRFADFSDTALALAEAHWPGPLTLVLPRRADAGLAAAVTAGLPTVALRAPAHPAMRALLELLDFPLAAPSANRSGFISPTCADHVLASLDGRIAMVLDGGPTTAGVESTIVAVRADGSVEELRPGPLQLGVKGAGSGIEAPGQLASHYAPGKPVRLNATEAAPDEFLIGFGAVAGDCTLSAGGDVNEAASRLYACLHEAARAPQSRIAIAPVSEQGVGRAINDRLRRAAA encoded by the coding sequence ATGAGCGGCAAGAACGTTACGGAAGTGCGGCTGGCAGATGCCGACGGGATCGCAAAAGCGGCGCAGATCCTCGAATCAGGCGGGCTGGTCGCCGTGCCGACCGAGACGGTCTACGGCCTCGCCGCCCGCGCCGATTGCCCTGAAGCGGTCGCAAGGATCTACGCCGCCAAGGGCCGTCCGGACTTCAATCCGCTAATCGTCCATGTGGCGGGGGCGGAACAGGCGCAGCGCTTTGCCGACTTCTCCGATACGGCGCTGGCGCTGGCCGAGGCCCATTGGCCCGGGCCGCTGACGCTGGTTCTGCCGCGCCGGGCCGATGCCGGGCTGGCGGCCGCGGTCACAGCTGGTCTGCCGACGGTGGCGCTGCGCGCTCCGGCCCATCCGGCGATGCGGGCGTTGCTTGAGCTGCTCGATTTCCCGCTCGCCGCGCCGTCTGCCAACCGCAGCGGCTTCATCAGCCCGACCTGCGCCGATCACGTCCTCGCCTCGCTGGATGGGCGGATCGCAATGGTGCTCGATGGCGGGCCGACCACGGCGGGGGTGGAATCGACCATCGTCGCGGTGCGCGCCGACGGGAGCGTGGAGGAATTGCGCCCTGGGCCGCTGCAACTGGGCGTGAAGGGCGCGGGAAGCGGCATCGAAGCTCCGGGTCAGCTCGCCAGCCACTATGCGCCCGGAAAGCCTGTTCGCCTGAACGCGACCGAGGCCGCGCCGGATGAGTTCCTGATCGGTTTCGGCGCGGTGGCAGGTGACTGCACGCTGTCGGCGGGTGGTGACGTCAATGAGGCAGCATCGCGGCTCTATGCCTGCCTGCACGAGGCGGCGCGCGCTCCGCAATCGCGCATTGCCATCGCTCCGGTGTCGGAACAGGGCGTTGGTCGTGCGATCAATGATCGGCTGCGGCGCGCAGCGGCGTGA